In Chloroflexota bacterium, the genomic window GGGGAAGGACCCTTAGCGACCCGCCGTCGAAGCTATAGAGATGCGTGGATTCGCGCCAGTCCATGACCCAGCCGCGGCCATCGACGAAGGTTCCCTGGTAGCCGGCGGCTTGCAGGGCGCGATAGCTATCGGCGGACATTAGCATTTCGGTGGTGTCGGCCACGACCGGCTCGACGCCGAAACGCTTGGCCGCGCCGGATCGGGCCAACTCCATTTGGGTCACGAATGTCGGCAGGTCAATGAGCATGGTCATGGCGTGAAAGGGCTCCACGGCCACAAGCTCGGCGCGGGGATGGGCCACGAGCGCCTGCATTTCCTCCAGCAGCTCGGGCGCCCAGGTCTCGAACTGCTTGACCGTGGAGAGCGGCACGCCGAGCGACAGCGTCAGGCCCTCGTCCAGCAGCCGCCGCCAGAGCGGCAGCGCGGGGCGGTAGCACCAGCGCGCGACCTTTTGGAAGTAGTGGCGGTTGAGGTCCTGATCGAACATCAGACGCGCCAACTCGGCGGCGGACGCGCCCCGCGGCAACTCCACCGCCGGCAGCCGCACGCGACGCGGCTGGTGCAGCACCGTGTAGATGACCAGTTGCTCGGCCAGAGGTCGTCAACTCCTGGGCCGATGTCGAGTCCGGCCCACGTGATGCTACAGCCCGCGCAACCCCTGCCGTTGTCCGGCGAGATGCAACTTGCTCAGGAGCAATGGCAGCAGCGCGTCCCACGTGTGCAGTTGGGCCGTCTCCCGAGCGCCGGCGCGGATGCGCTCGGCCAGCTTGGGATCGTCGCGCAGCAGCCTCGCCACCTGCACGATTTCGTCCGGGCTGCCGACATCGTCCAGGACCACGCTGTTGCGCATGGGAATGGCGTAGTCCTCGCCGGTCGAGCCGACATAGGCGACGCCGCCTGCCGCCATGGCCTCCAGGCCGACCAAGCCGAACGGCTCGTAGCCGCTGTTGGCGAGCAGGCCGTCCGCGGCGGCGTAGAGCAACGGCAGCGCGTCGTCCGGCAGGAAGAACTCGAGGTTGAGCACGGCGGCCTCGGGGTCGGCCTCGCCAAGGGCCTGCGCGATGCCGGCGACCGATCGATCGTCGGTGTGCACGCCGACCGCCCGGAGCCCGCGCCAGGCCATGTGGCCATAGACCTCGTGGGCGTGATCTTCCAGCTGTCCGCCCTTCATCACCAGGCGGGCCGGCACGCCGATTTCCCGCAAGCGATACACGGCCTCCACGGCGGCCAGCCAGCCCTTGTCGGGATCCATGCGCCCGAGCTTGAAGAACCAGGGAGCGGGTCCGAGGGCGTCGCGAAGGGCACTCACCGAGTTGGCATCGACGGGCTCCAGCAACTCCGACGGGATGCCGTTGGGAATCACCAGCGGATTGACGCCGTGCGACCACATCTGGGTCTTGACGAAGCGTGATACTGCGGTGAACTGCGCCACGTATCCCAGGCGATTCCAGTTGATGCGGTCGAACGACATGTCGTTGTTGGCGTTCCAGAGCAGGACGGCGGCGTCGCGGATGCCGACGAAGTGCAGGGAGTCGCTGAGCCGGGATAGGGCGTCGGCGGTGTGCCACTCCTCGGCGATGATGGCCACGCGGCGCCCGGTGGCCAGGGCCGGCTCGACGATGGCTTGCGTGACGAAGGCCGGAACCGAATCCTGGTAGTCATGAACCTTGGCGATTTCGTCGGCGTAGGCGCCTTCCGGGTGCGAGGCGCTGATCCACTGGCACCAACGATGGAGATGCAGGCAGCCGTCCTCGCGCGTCTCCCCGCCAGGCAGCGCCGGGTCGCCGACGAAGACCAGGTGCGTCTGAAAGCCGTGCCTGGCGAGCGCGCGGGTGAGCTGGGTGACGCGTACGCCGAGCCCGCCGGCCTGGGCGTAGGGTTGGTCGGGTCCTTCGAAGGACAGGAAGACGAACTCGAGGTTGTCGGGGGTGAATGACATGCGGCGGGCGGGGGCCTTGGAGCGCTCAGGTGGGAGTGCCGCCATAGTACCGGCGGGTTGGGGCTTGCGAGGTGGATGCCTGGGGACTGACTTCCCGCGTTCGGA contains:
- a CDS encoding glycosyltransferase family 4 protein, translated to MSFTPDNLEFVFLSFEGPDQPYAQAGGLGVRVTQLTRALARHGFQTHLVFVGDPALPGGETREDGCLHLHRWCQWISASHPEGAYADEIAKVHDYQDSVPAFVTQAIVEPALATGRRVAIIAEEWHTADALSRLSDSLHFVGIRDAAVLLWNANNDMSFDRINWNRLGYVAQFTAVSRFVKTQMWSHGVNPLVIPNGIPSELLEPVDANSVSALRDALGPAPWFFKLGRMDPDKGWLAAVEAVYRLREIGVPARLVMKGGQLEDHAHEVYGHMAWRGLRAVGVHTDDRSVAGIAQALGEADPEAAVLNLEFFLPDDALPLLYAAADGLLANSGYEPFGLVGLEAMAAGGVAYVGSTGEDYAIPMRNSVVLDDVGSPDEIVQVARLLRDDPKLAERIRAGARETAQLHTWDALLPLLLSKLHLAGQRQGLRGL